A DNA window from Candidatus Cloacimonadota bacterium contains the following coding sequences:
- a CDS encoding rhodanese-like domain-containing protein: protein MERLNKVLKSMTLEFFGSGKHKISPTAHLSESNSLFLDVRSKEEVETIAFSLVHHMPVLHIPICEIPERLAEIPQDKIVGIFCSSGVRSTMVYFYLRGLGYKNVRIIEGGYAELAGEFKPGKLLKHLAKK from the coding sequence ATGGAAAGATTAAACAAAGTATTAAAATCAATGACATTAGAATTTTTCGGCAGCGGAAAACACAAAATATCACCTACTGCTCATTTGTCCGAATCAAACTCTCTATTCCTTGATGTCAGATCAAAAGAAGAAGTTGAAACGATTGCATTCAGTTTAGTTCATCATATGCCGGTTTTGCATATTCCAATATGTGAAATTCCGGAGAGATTGGCAGAAATTCCGCAGGATAAAATTGTTGGTATTTTTTGCTCGTCGGGGGTCAGATCAACTATGGTTTATTTCTATTTGAGAGGTCTCGGCTATAAAAATGTACGCATAATTGAAGGCGGATACGCAGAACTGGCAGGAGAATTTAAACCCGGGAAATTGCTTAAACATTTAGCAAAGAAATAA